A genomic window from Streptomyces mirabilis includes:
- a CDS encoding universal stress protein, translated as MGDVGRSIDRRRAAQSVAVDVGADVAGSVRTHVVHADAPDVLLRAAEAAEATGGGQPGEGGFARALLGSVSRHVSQHASCPVVIVRAEPS; from the coding sequence GTGGGGGACGTCGGCCGGTCCATCGACCGCCGCCGCGCCGCCCAGTCGGTCGCCGTGGACGTCGGCGCGGACGTGGCCGGCTCGGTCCGTACGCACGTGGTGCACGCCGATGCCCCCGACGTCCTGTTGCGGGCCGCCGAGGCAGCCGAGGCCACTGGTGGGGGGCAGCCGGGGGAGGGTGGGTTCGCCCGCGCCTTGCTCGGTTCGGTCAGCCGGCATGTGTCACAGCACGCGAGCTGTCCGGTGGTGATCGTGCGCGCCGAGCCGTCGTGA
- a CDS encoding TrkA family potassium uptake protein translates to MNVLIAGAGRFGTQIAQVLSAARNAVTLVEHDEDRIAEIKGLPSVQLVAGDACEPVLLERAGALTCDLVIAATGRDEDNLVISLLAKRQFGVARVAARVNDAENAWLFDGRWGVDVAVPAATPLISLIEEATGATDTVALLRLSKAGVEVIETAITEDSRAAGHPLGEITLPAGTVVATVVRDGRPTVPSPEVTLLPGDELLLVSHEATEQEIHAAFQ, encoded by the coding sequence GTGAACGTCCTCATCGCCGGAGCGGGCCGCTTCGGCACCCAGATCGCCCAGGTGCTCTCCGCGGCACGCAACGCCGTCACCCTGGTCGAGCACGACGAGGACCGCATCGCCGAGATCAAGGGCCTGCCCTCCGTACAGCTGGTGGCCGGGGACGCCTGCGAACCCGTACTCCTGGAGCGAGCGGGCGCGCTGACCTGCGACCTCGTCATCGCCGCCACCGGCCGGGACGAGGACAACCTCGTCATCAGCCTGCTCGCGAAGCGCCAGTTCGGGGTGGCGCGTGTGGCCGCGCGTGTCAACGACGCGGAGAACGCCTGGCTCTTCGACGGGCGGTGGGGTGTGGACGTCGCGGTGCCCGCGGCCACCCCGCTGATCTCCCTGATCGAGGAGGCCACCGGTGCCACGGACACGGTGGCGCTGCTGCGTCTGAGCAAGGCGGGCGTCGAGGTCATCGAGACAGCGATCACCGAGGACTCCCGGGCGGCGGGTCACCCGCTGGGCGAGATCACGCTGCCGGCCGGCACCGTCGTCGCCACCGTCGTCCGCGACGGGCGTCCCACGGTGCCGAGCCCCGAAGTGACTCTGCTGCCGGGCGACGAACTCCTGCTCGTCTCGCACGAGGCCACCGAGCAGGAGATCCACGCGGCCTTCCAGTGA
- a CDS encoding TrkA family potassium uptake protein, which produces MRVIIVGCGRVGATLATQLVAEGHDVRLVDRQPKARGLLPPGFPGAFHAGNGFSRSVLEAAGIDHTDAFVAVASGDNSNIVSARTAKETYRVPIVLARIHDPRRADIYRELGIPTISSVRWAVGRIHQMLLHRHLTPELSFGSGETLVVRSQLPGYLTGRPLTEFDVDGEIRVVEVTRAGRSLLPAHGVLAEPGDLVTFAVAATALGRLRGFLDKELGT; this is translated from the coding sequence ATGAGAGTGATCATCGTGGGCTGCGGCCGGGTCGGTGCCACGCTCGCCACGCAGCTCGTCGCCGAAGGCCACGACGTACGCCTCGTCGACCGGCAGCCCAAGGCACGCGGGCTGCTGCCGCCGGGATTCCCCGGCGCCTTCCACGCGGGCAACGGCTTCAGCCGGTCCGTGCTGGAAGCGGCCGGGATCGATCACACGGACGCGTTCGTCGCGGTCGCCTCCGGGGACAACAGCAACATCGTCAGCGCGCGGACCGCCAAGGAGACGTACCGGGTCCCGATCGTCCTGGCCCGCATCCACGATCCCCGCCGCGCCGACATCTACCGGGAGCTGGGCATCCCGACGATCTCCAGCGTCCGGTGGGCCGTCGGCCGCATCCACCAGATGCTGCTGCACCGCCATCTCACCCCGGAACTCTCCTTCGGCAGCGGCGAGACCCTCGTGGTCCGCTCCCAGCTGCCGGGCTATCTCACCGGACGGCCGCTGACCGAGTTCGATGTCGACGGGGAGATCCGCGTCGTGGAGGTCACCCGCGCCGGCCGGTCGCTGCTGCCCGCCCACGGTGTCCTGGCCGAACCGGGCGACCTGGTCACCTTCGCCGTCGCCGCCACCGCGCTGGGCCGGCTGCGCGGCTTTCTCGACAAGGAGCTGGGAACGTGA